The window ATATATATTTTTCCTCTCATCTTCCTCCACAAGAAGGGCAACATCAGGTCCCATGCACAGCCATTGATCCTTTGCTGGGCAAATTAACAACCTAGGTAGGAAGAAAATGTTCATGATGTTAAGTTCCATCTTTTCCTTCTGGCCGAGACCCCACCTCCGTCATTCGTGCAATGCCAGCTCTTGAAAGTGATCTCATAGCTAATGCGTGGTTCTTCTTTTGCCATAAAGAAGAGCATTCAGGTACCGAGAAAAGTGTTGAGCAGACACTCTCATCCAAGTTGGCAGCAACCATTAACTCTCAACTTCATGATCTTACACCTAAAACCTTTCAAACATTAATGTATTACGAGATTAACATGAACAATTTCCTCTACATATAATTTACATGATTATTTTGGATGTCAATTGAGAAGAGGAACACGTCTGAGAATTTAGCATGGAGCAGAGAGAAAAATAATGACCGAGCATCCTTTTGTAACCCTTCAAGAACAAAGATTTAATGCTGAGAAATTTAGCTGCAAGGGCATGCAAGCCGCTACGTGAACTATCAGCAGGAATAGAAGTCCACCAACTCGTCCAGTGAGTCGGACTGGGGGTCGGCGTTCTCCAGCATCCACAGCAAGTGATCGAAGAGCACCACCTCACAACCCACCACCGTCCCGGCATCGGCACCACCGCCGGTCCCTCCTCCCGTCCTCTCGACCAGTTCCCGTAAGAGAGGGTGGTCGACGAGGTGGGAACTGATGAGGTACCGCCGCCGCGACTTGCCGACGTACAATGCGCGAAGCGCGGGCGGGGCCTCGTCGCCATGGAACGATGCGGAGTGCCACGCGTCGTCGTCCTGCGACCTTGAGGACGAGCCGCTGCTGCCCCCGCCTGCGGCGGAGCGCGTGATCTTGCTCGATGAATGCCAACGCTTTATCATGCATTTCAGTTTGCTTAGCTTCCCATTCCCACTCGTccccatagagagagagagagagagagagagagagagagattcgatGGAAGATCAGGAAGGGAGGCTCTCAGAATTTAAAGTGGAACTTAGGGAGGAAGAGGGACCCATTGAGGAGGAGGTGAAGACAACCGGCATGGGAGGGTGACAGCCAAAAGGCGGAAGAGTGGTCATAGGGTGGGGCAGAGTTGGGTGAGCAATGTAGCTGAGCTACATTCCATTTCTCCTTTGCAAGTTTGTGTTTGTTGGGTGGCATGTAGCATGCTTTAGATAGTTCTGTACAGCATACAATCCAATCTACATGATGATGTTTGGTAGATCAAAGTATTAtagttatgatatatatatatatatatgcataaaatTTTTTAGTTTGAAAACCACCAATGGCAAacctcaattttcttgtaatgggGATATGAATAGAAATaatctttatatatgaacaaatactagcaggccatggtatgcagcggaattaaatggaaccacaataaaatagaacaccaagatatatgtggaaaatcacttcaatgtgaagggtaaaaaccatggggcaaactagagataatccactatgagaataatgaatatacaaatctcaatctcttgtcctaaaccctagcaacaatcacaagagaataactaggatacaaagaTCATGTcattgcccacaatatctaaaacctccccaagtaatcacagcaagagtctactatagatttaatCTAACTTGAGAGgaaaacactgctagatgattgagaacagtctctctgcgttgtccttgtctttttctctttctttctcttccttttctatcttgtttttctccttttctttggaatcccgtggttgTTCCCTTCTTCCACGTTGCTGTCCTATTTATgcttttttctgcctccaaaacacagccaccacaccctccttaatgttaattagggttaggttaagagggggtgagctgtgggctgcccaagcccactatgggctgaatttatgggctaccagcccaacaacctcccccttcagcccataagggaggttgtcccataactcctcaatgtgaagccataccaatcagctgtcggcatatctcttgtctttcttttggtaaagtttttgtcaacatgtttgctccgttgtcatctatgtttattttctaaagctgcaattgcttttcttcaaatacatttcgaatccaacggtatctgatatctatatgctttgacttggaatgaaacattgggttcttacacaaatggatggcactttggctgtcataatgcaccatataatttttctgtttcagctccaattcttgtaagaattctttgatccataacatttctttgtatacctctgtaatagcaatatattctgcttttgcggtggggagagcaatacacctttgcaacctggattgccatgacatagctccccctgcaaaagtaagtacataacctgaagtagactttctcgtatctatatctcttaccatatatgcatctgtgtaacctatcaacacatgtggtccacctccaaagcttaaacaaaccttagagctccctttgagatatctaaaaatccatttcattgctgcctagtgctctttgtctggatttgtaagaaatctgctagtaacaccaactgcatatacgatgtctggcctcgtacataccattgcatacattaaacttccaactgctgaaaaataaggaaccttttgcattttctccttctcattatcacttgacggactctgttcttagcacaacttgaagtgacctacaaaaggagaaccaactagttttgcattgcttatactaaatctttccaatatcttctcgatgtatttctcctgtgacaaccaaatcttcttatttttcctatcacgggaaatctgTATACCTAGTATTtgttttgctggccccatgtccttcattgcaaaagactcactcagttccttcttcaatatgtcaattttagacatatcttttccaagaataagcatgtcatcaacataaagtaagagaataaaaaaatcctcaccaaaccatttgatgtacacacaatgatctgaagtcgttcttttgtatccatttctatcataaatgaatcaaactttctataccactgtcttggagcttgctttagccaatacaagctcttcttcaatttgcagacaaagttctctttacctttaattttgaagccttctggttgctccatataaatttcctcctccaaattcccatgaaggaaagttgtcttcacatctaactactcaacctccaagtcttggctaacagcaataccaagagcaacacgaatagaagacattttaacaacaggaaaaaaaatctcttcaaagtcaatatcttTCGTTTGACCAAAGCATTTCACaaacaatctagctttgtactttggttgagaacaatattcttgagtcttcaacctgaaaacccacttgttcttcaaggacttcattccatttggtagtagtaccaaatcataagtgtagttcttctgaagagcatccattgttaggatcaagagcactaagaggggggggtgaattagtgcagcggaaaacctttttacgataaaaactgcgttcgtttgataaaagtgattttggtaagaaagtcgattcgtaaatcacttcaatttttgattaagcgaaatgcagcaatgatataaatgcagtttgcagttatgatagaaatcaaaacgtaaacgcaaacagaaatatgatgatcgtacgaaaaagctgatttacgtctaaacgccgattcggaaagtgcaaagcttgaaacccgatcgtataagcgcagaaagcagtaagcttttgaggaggtttgtagtaaagataatatactcaaagtaaatgcaaaccgagatttagagtggttcggtcaatcttgacctactccacttttggcttcctccaccgacgaggtcaccgacgtcaactagagaccttccttcaataggcgaaggccaaccacccttttacagtttcactccttttgacgggcttaggagacaacccttatagaattttctctcctctctttacaactcagaacatggaagaaaagagggagaagaacttttggcctttacaataattttgagctctaaaaatcacggaacaagatcaagatttcggtgtaagttgatgctctttcagtgctgaatgggtggggtttttataggccccaacccagttcaaatttggagctcaaaactgtcaattcccggaagtccgagatcaggcggttgcacctcctgactgaggcggttgcaccgcttggcagagctcgaagactgagcctctaggcggtgccacctttgtcaggggcggttgcacctcctgccagagctcgaagaccgagcttaggcgatgccaccgcctgactgaggcggttgcacctcctgccagagctcgaagaccgagctcaagctgtgccacctcctgtcaggggaggttgcatcgcccagtctcgctcggagactgagcccaggtggtgccacctcctggctggggcggttgcaccgcccagtctcactcggagacttaacccaggcggtgccacctcctggctggggcggttgcacctcccaacagaaatcagggtccgaataggttgatctattcggcccaatttgggtttttcaagggcccaattgccccaagattaagttaatgggatcacctcccatttccaacttaatcattgtgctaactacgatattccctaagacatttactgcaacttgctccggtgcgtcaatcgcttcttccgacgaacttccgtcgaacttccgtcgatcatccgatgaaccctcggtgatgctcctgcggacttccggcaaactcctggacttgcgacgatccaattggcgagttccgacgaacttctttgacaagcttatagacttctcggatttgttccttcagaacctccgacgattgtcttgactctggcgtaactcctgctgcatgtctttcttccatcgtagttaatcctgcacacttaaaacaaaacttcgatcgagacaaataatcctaagcaattaaccaagttgtccggcatatcattggtccttcgacgcttcgtccgattcttcgatgcatcgtcctctcctgcagcctattgcccaatcggccagttgactccgcaactctgatatccttggcacaatacctgctcttcttggcccgatgctcgagtccacggcccgaagcttctatcgatacgtcgactggtccaccggctcgacgtccaatcttctgacatgttcctctagcacaacatgattttcctactttaattgtctcatcctgatcgaagcatcctgcgtcactcaaaacgtagattaaatcataaacatatatcaagtagtttatcatcaaaatacgagattcaacaatctccccctttttgatgatgacaaccacttgatgacggagttaaacttaactcccggagtttaaacaaactccccctatcaatatgccatattgatagaatcttgaattcaaactgaattcaagtcattgcaatattcatcatgaatacttgtaacacgtcttcatgaacttatgcataaacttatgcataacatgtcatgtcatcaacatacttctccccctttgtcatcaacaaaaaggagaagtcctactattcttgtgtttggaatattagtttaacttattgcatgaaaaacataatatccatttttaccatcatgcaagtttgctattatcaaatggtttgatatcaacatgtaagattgcaatgtaaacttttgatatcgtaacgcaaacatttcaagtgtttatcaattgtagcatttcatcacatggcaatatatcaataagtaaagttgcgatgctagttcttgatatattattataatgcaaccatggcatagagcaaatatgacaatcatagcatcaattcatatatttctccccctttgttgtcaacaaaaaggagaacgatataagcaaattttaaatataagtgcgatgccataagcaggttcatgtcatttttcaacaaagagtgataagataccaaatattcaaacatctccaggaaaacatgacatggagatagctttgaaaacttcttccattttatttgttattttctttttacatgaaggaggaaagctatttctgagcttactcgaatgaagttaaaattgataagatattaaagcacgcttcatttttacaagtatcaagatatgtgtgtgaatcaaatcgttgtacgtaaaaatgacttcctttttcaagaaggaatttataagcatgaatcatttcatcaaatccatttctcaaaacaaaatattgttcacataataagtgtatgagagatgtatttgctagttgattccatatgtcaaaaatcaataatatgaattaaacttgatatgacatatgcttattaagtctg of the Musa acuminata AAA Group cultivar baxijiao chromosome BXJ2-10, Cavendish_Baxijiao_AAA, whole genome shotgun sequence genome contains:
- the LOC135626010 gene encoding auxin-responsive protein SAUR77-like, with the translated sequence MGTSGNGKLSKLKCMIKRWHSSSKITRSAAGGGSSGSSSRSQDDDAWHSASFHGDEAPPALRALYVGKSRRRYLISSHLVDHPLLRELVERTGGGTGGGADAGTVVGCEVVLFDHLLWMLENADPQSDSLDELVDFYSC